DNA from Nocardioides yefusunii:
TCCAGCGCCTCGGTGTCGAGTTCGACGCCGGGCTTGAGCACGACGTGCGCGACGACGGTCTCGCCCCACTGCTCGTCGGGTTCACCGACGACGGCCGACTCCACGATCGCGTCGAAGGAGGCCAGTGCCTCCTCGATCTCACGCGGGTAGACGTTGGTGCCGCCGGAGATGATCAGGTCCTTCTTGCGGTCGACGATGGAGATGTAGCCCTCCTCGTCCTGGACGACGATGTCGCCGCAGGTCACGAAGCCGTCCGCGGTGGTGCACTCCGCGGTCGCCTCGGGGTTGTCGAGGTAGCCGTTCATCAGGAACGGGGAGCGACTGAAGAGCTCGCCGGGCTGACCGGGCTCGACCTCGTTGCCGGCGTCGTCGAGGACCTTGATCTCGGTCATGAACCACGGGTGCCCCACGGATCCGGGCTTGCGGTGCATGTCGACCGGACGCAGGTTGGTGATGATGCCGGACTCGGTGGAGCCGTACAGCTCGTGCACGCCGCACTGCGGGAACGTCGCCATCACCCACTGCTTGAGCGGCCAGGGCAGTGCCGCGGCGTTGAAGTAGAGGGTGTCGAGGCTGGAGAGGTCCTTGGCCGCGATCACGTCGTCGCCCAGGGACTTGAGGCCCTGGGTCATGGTCGGGATCAGGAACGCGGACTGGACGCGGTCGCGCTCCACCAGGTCGAGGAACCCCTGCGGGTTCCACTTGTTGAGCATCGTCACGGTGCCGCCGGTGTAGACGGGCGCGAAGCCGAACGCGAACCCTGCGCCGTGGTACATCGGCGCCACTGCCGCGGACATGCGGCCGTTGCCCAGGCCGTACTCCATCGCCGACATGTAGATGGTGAGCACGCGGGAACGGTGCGAGATCAGCACGCCCTTGGGCTTGCCGGTGGTGCCCGAGGTGTAGGTGATGCAGAACGGCTCGTTCTCGTCGACCTGGACGAGCGGGTCGGTGGTGCCACCGCTCGCAAGGGCGTCCTCGTAGGCGGAGCCGATCGGGGTGGAGTCGAGGGAGAGTGCGGCGAGCCCCTGGGCCGCCGCCGCGTCGGCGACGATGCCGGAGAGCTTGCCGTTCAAGATCACGGTGCGTGAACCGGAGTGCTCGAGGATGTACTCCGCCTCGGCCGGGGTCAGGCGTGGGTTGAGCGGCACCATCACGAGACCGGCCTTGGCCAGGGCAGTGGCGACCTCGGGGAACTCCAAGCGGTTGCCCAGGAGTACCGCGACCTTGTCGCCGTGGGCGTGACCGGCGTCGAGGAGGTGGTTGGCCA
Protein-coding regions in this window:
- a CDS encoding class I adenylate-forming enzyme family protein — translated: MALTTGGAPLCIANGVREFARATPRATAVIDNDRRQTYAELHERSNRLANHLLDAGHAHGDKVAVLLGNRLEFPEVATALAKAGLVMVPLNPRLTPAEAEYILEHSGSRTVILNGKLSGIVADAAAAQGLAALSLDSTPIGSAYEDALASGGTTDPLVQVDENEPFCITYTSGTTGKPKGVLISHRSRVLTIYMSAMEYGLGNGRMSAAVAPMYHGAGFAFGFAPVYTGGTVTMLNKWNPQGFLDLVERDRVQSAFLIPTMTQGLKSLGDDVIAAKDLSSLDTLYFNAAALPWPLKQWVMATFPQCGVHELYGSTESGIITNLRPVDMHRKPGSVGHPWFMTEIKVLDDAGNEVEPGQPGELFSRSPFLMNGYLDNPEATAECTTADGFVTCGDIVVQDEEGYISIVDRKKDLIISGGTNVYPREIEEALASFDAIVESAVVGEPDEQWGETVVAHVVLKPGVELDTEALEAHCRETLAGYKIPRRWYAIDEMPRNAGGKVVKRELKPPTA